The sequence below is a genomic window from Clarias gariepinus isolate MV-2021 ecotype Netherlands unplaced genomic scaffold, CGAR_prim_01v2 scaffold_32, whole genome shotgun sequence.
CTTCATCTTGTCCAGCTGAACTGCAGCTTCCTCTAAATCAGACAGAAACTGAAACATCCTGCACTGGCACTCATCGAATATAAAGATAAAGTCTTGTGCCTTCACATCAAATAGGAAATTCACCCTGAATGATTCGTCCATCctgtgaaaaaaagtattttaagcaTGGATGGAAACTTCTCCActttaaatatgaattattaaacttatattatatattaatatacacttataaacaatatttaaaatgatggtTGATGTTAAGGACAGAAGGGCTGCTCCAGAATTTCCCGATTTTTGTAAAACCCTGAGATGCCTTCAAACAGACAGTTATGGATCTTCTCCCACGCCTCCACCTCTGAGCGCCACAGACCTGACCTGGAGCGAATGAGTTGAGCCAATTCATTTTTGCTCCCTTTAGATAGACTGATACTGTCCTTGCAGATAAACAGTACATCCAGGCCAATAAAGAGGGCATTTAAGCCGATGAGCCCAGCCCTGGCTGACTGGGAAAGGGCCACAGGAGCTCCTTTAGCCAGTTGCCCAATGTCAGGAAGATCTGCAGCAAGTTGGGGAATGTTCCGGACTGCTTTGGCTTCCTGAAGTCCTACATTAACTGCAGCTGCAACCATTTCCTCAGCCCCAAGAGGCATTATACCCAAAGCCCCATCCTCAAGAGCATCAATACCATTCCCAAACAGTTTCCCAGCTTCAAGGCCTTTAGTTGCCCCATCAGCCCCTGGTAAAAGACACTCCCTTTTGGCCACATCTTCCAGACAATCCAGGATCTTCTGCACATCTTCCATAAAACTGATGAAGATGTTGTTAGCGTTTTTGCCATGACGATTGTTGACTGCCATTTCCGTGATGCCTGTGACGATGCCGTTAACCCCGCTGGTGACTCCGAGACCAACACCTGTGAGTGTGAGGGCCAGAGATACACCTGCAGTGACGGGAGCGAGAGCCAAACCTACAATAGACAAAACACCTCCTGCAATACCgactgaacttccagccacGGTGGAGATGTTGGAGCCCTTCTTCATCTTGTCCAGCTGAACTGCAGCTTCCTCTAAATCAGACAGAAACTGAAACATCCTGCACTGGCACTCACTGAATATAAAGATAAAGTCTTGTGCCTTCACATCAAATAGGAAATTCACCCTGAATGATTCGTCCATCctgtgaaaaaaagtattttaagcaTGGATGGAAACTTCTCCACTTCAAATATGAATTATTaaacttatattatatattaatatacacgtttatatatatatatatatatattaaacaatattttaaatgattagacagacagacagaatacATTTACCTAATTTTGATGAGCTGGACTAATTGGTCATACAGTTTCTGCACAGACTCCTCACTCATGTTCAAATTAAACTTTAGTGAAGATTTTCCAGTTTTCCATCTGTAACataataaaggttttaaa
It includes:
- the LOC128517030 gene encoding apolipoprotein L4-like; protein product: MEATNREKLEEQLGEYILHTLKYTETVKEFCDGESKWTLQRETELDTMRDIKDRADQITLKFDHVQKAENKAKALGEYMWNGLSQVTADSRKQELEKELGEVLKNTLEGLEKLHNFLDAVEKLAVTSLFVFMGESFMPKGVSSMSVRSVISAARMASPPLVHFKRDAGAFFLPNLYNIEVLAFQLDKYIRVTQQICEKMEKKSRSISCSGGVREWKTGKSSLKFNLNMSEESVQKLYDQLVQLIKIRMDESFRVNFLFDVKAQDFIFIFSECQCRMFQFLSDLEEAAVQLDKMKKGSNISTVAGSSVGIAGGVLSIVGLALAPVTAGVSLALTLTGVGLGVTSGVNGIVTGITEMAVNNRHGKNANNIFISFMEDVQKILDCLEDVAKRECLLPGADGATKGLEAGKLFGNGIDALEDGALGIMPLGAEEMVAAAVNVGLQEAKAVRNIPQLAADLPDIGQLAKGAPVALSQSARAGLIGLNALFIGLDVLFICKDSISLSKGSKNELAQLIRSRSGLWRSEVEAWEKIHNCLFEGISGFYKNREILEQPFCP